The genomic segment GCGAGTGAGTTATGTTTGATAGTAAACAGGTGTTTTGTCATCAGGGCTGATGAGGCTCAGGAGGAGCTGCAGGAGTTTCAGCAGATGAGCCGAGACTATGAAGCAGAACTGGAAGCCGAGCTGAAGCAATGTGAGGGTCGAAACAAAGAGCTGCTTATAGACAACAACCGACTCCGTATGGAACTGGAAAGCATAAAGGTAGGGCACCTTGATTATAAATGGGCCATGGCCCCTACAGAGCTGCACGAGCTCTGGTGCTCCAGTTAGTGAcagtgatggagagagaaaaacagagaggcTCCCACAGACAGCccgtggagataggtctggcaatatCTTTGCCACCGAATTGCTGACTGCTATTTTTGTCCAGTGTTCCATGGGGAAGAGAACATTAACGAGGGATTTGAATTCAGGATTGTTCTAAAAAACCCTGATGCAAATACACATAAACTCTTATTAAAATATGCTGGCAGCTGCATCGATTCGTCTGTCTCGACACTGCAAAGCTGGCATAATCGTTGTCAATTAATTTGATGTCTCTGTGCTGTTTGCAGGAGAAATTTGAGGCTCAGCATTCGGATGCTTTTAGGCACATCTCAACCCTGGAGGATGATCTGGCTCAAACCACTGCAGTGAGAGATCACCTGCAGAAATACATCCGAGAGCTAGAGCAGTCCAATGACGACCTGGAGAGGACCAAAAGGTCAGTGTCTTAAGTATAAGAGGGCTAATCAAACAACAAAGTTATTGCCTAAATCTGTCTGTGGAACACAAAGCCAATATGCACAATAAGTCCGGTGTTGTTGACTTTGATTGCTTGTCCCAGGGCTACCATCATGTCTCTGGAGGACTTTGAGCAGCGGATGAACCATGTCATCGAGAGGAATGCCTTTCTTGAAAGCGAATTGGACGAGAAAGAGAACCTGCTTGAGTCTGTCCAGAGGCTAAAAGATGAAgccagaggtacacacacacacacacacacacacacacacacacacacacacacacacacacacacacacacacactgcagcttCTCAAGTTTACAAGAACTGCTGATTTCTCTACAAACTAAGACTTATGCCTAACTCAGTGAATGTTGAGAGATGGATTAAATCTCCAAATCCTGTGTATTTGTCCTGTCTATTATTCTGACAGTATTTTGACTGATGTGATGTAATATGCATTAGTAATGTGATGTAATATGCATTTGTACTAATTTAAGGgcagtacattttttttcttttctttttttgcatgtttgcgcttgtaaaataaatatttttttccactcCTTCCAGACTGCCACTGTTTTCCATTAATTTTACAGTGGAATGAAAATGAACTTGCATACACTTGAAACTTGCCAAAGGGTGGTAATCCGTCACAGTTAACGTTACACGCTGATTAGAAATATGGACCGGTGCAGAATGTGCGTGTCGGCAGTCAGCTGGCCGTCGTCGGTACTGACGTGTATCTTTAGCAGTATACTTGATCTTTGTCTATGCTAGTCTGTGGTGTTGCCTTGGTGTTACAGGAGATAACACCGGTGGTGGAAATGCACTTTTGAGTTCCCGTTAAGTAGGCACTTTCTGCCATGATTTCATGGATTACCTATTTTAGGTAGTTTCAAGTTTctacaatttcatttttgtactTAAGCTGACCCCGCAGGATGACTGCTTGTCCTGTTTTTGTGTCAGACCTTCGCCAGGAGCTGGCTGTACGTCAGAAGGAAAGACGCCCGTCCAGCAGCCTCGGCAAAGACACAGATCGAGCAGATCTGCCGTACCCCTCAGCTGGTAACCCATCCTTCCCTGTCACACCCTCCAAACCTATCAGCTCATTTGCAACGCCCCCTGCTTCCAGTATCCGACGGGGTAAATAGAACAACTTTTCCCACAGCATTAAGTACAGTGCAAGTGAATATACCAATGTTGTTTTAGCATATTATGTGTTCACCTGCTCATGTGTGGTCTGTTTTAGGTGACTGTCTAACAGGGACTCCGCTGACAACATCTGCTAGAATATCGGCACTCAACATTGTAGGGGAGCTGCTGAGAAAAGTTGGAGTAAGAGATTTACACAATAAAACCGCTACAGTACCCCGTGAATAAAAACTGTGCAGAACTGTTATCACTGAACAGAATCACTACAAGTAAGAcctgactattttttttttttcttttcttccatatTCCTGCCAGAATCTGGAGTCAAAGTTGGCGTCGTGTCGAGACTTTGTGTACGACACGTCTGTCAGCAGACCAGCCCTTGCGCCGGGCCCTGGTAGTCCTTCTGGTTTAGAAAGAGGCCCTGAGGTCCAAGCTAGCAGCATGAGCCCCCCTCCTCAGTACGACAGGTGAGGAAAacgacagcagcagcacagtttTTAAAGTGCAACGCCTGGAAATAATTGTTCTTGTGGTTCTTTCAATTATTACATGgaagtctgtgttttttttgtttgttttggttaagGAGTATTTACTTAAACATGTGCTGCACTGTTGTTGATTTCATGACGTAAACTACAAAATCAGCATTGTTtcgaattattattattattatttttctcctttttatttCATGTCTGTGAAGACCACAAATATTGGGAATAAGAAGTGTTTCCTTGGTGTTATCTGAGGTTTGTGTATGTGCTTGCAGTTTAGTGAAGCGGTTAGAGTTTGGACCAGCTCCTCCGAGAGGCGTCTCCCAGGGTGCCCAGTCTCCGCAGGCAGGGGTCAAGATTCTGCTATGAGAGACTGAGAAGGGGAAGCCCGTTCCTCCTCCATTAACCTGACACCCCCCTCCCTGTCCCCTCTCCATCCTTGATAAACTACAGCAGTGGGACTTTGAACTGAGCTGTCTTCCCTTGTTGCCACGTGCCCTGCTGAACTATTTTTGAACAAGAAAGCCACTCTCCTCGCTCCATTCCCTTACATAATCAGCGCATGGGCTTCTGCTGCCTCAGGCTAGTATCACACACCATATCTATGATTAAGGAAGCAGCCCCACAGCTTGTGTAAAATCAAGGATCGGAGAATATAGTGCTCACACGATATCCTCTGCTGTATCTTTGACACTGTGTGGTGGGTAgcgccttaaaaaaaaaaaaaaagaattaataaAAAAGGATCCCTCTGTGTCTACCGATTTGCTCTCTGTGGTGGATCAACAGGGTCTGTGGAAACATTACTGCTcccagaaaa from the Perca flavescens isolate YP-PL-M2 chromosome 2, PFLA_1.0, whole genome shotgun sequence genome contains:
- the LOC114566726 gene encoding nuclear distribution protein nudE homolog 1 — its product is MVEPATHKFASLQEELGFWKEQAEAHQRRADEAQEELQEFQQMSRDYEAELEAELKQCEGRNKELLIDNNRLRMELESIKEKFEAQHSDAFRHISTLEDDLAQTTAVRDHLQKYIRELEQSNDDLERTKRATIMSLEDFEQRMNHVIERNAFLESELDEKENLLESVQRLKDEARDLRQELAVRQKERRPSSSLGKDTDRADLPYPSAGNPSFPVTPSKPISSFATPPASSIRRGDCLTGTPLTTSARISALNIVGELLRKVGNLESKLASCRDFVYDTSVSRPALAPGPGSPSGLERGPEVQASSMSPPPQYDSLVKRLEFGPAPPRGVSQGAQSPQAGVKILL